Proteins from one Shewanella pealeana ATCC 700345 genomic window:
- a CDS encoding M24 family metallopeptidase, producing the protein MTIGVGGSTAEQELAKLTDMTQGVEAISREEYQARIAKAQAIMSEQGIAAIYLNAGTNLYYYTGTRWYASERMVGAILPAKGDVEYIAPAFEVDTLNGYMVIGGKVNTWQEDESPFALFGNVLAKMGIASGDIGIDESAAFFIFDGVRQEHPQYNYVNAKPVTAGCRMIKSAVELSLLQRAKDMTMEVHKAVARILHEGITTSEVEAFINAAHIKVGIPAGSYFCIVLFGEDSAYPHGVKSPKALDLNDTVLIDTGCQLHGYNSDITRTYVFGEPSPRQRELWQFEQDSQIAGFEAAQIGATCASVDRAARDVLEAAGFGPGYDVPGLPHRTGHGVGLDIHEWPYLVLNDHTPLEAGMCFSNEPMLCVPGEFGVRHEDHFYMTEQGPVWFTKPAHSIDDPFGYEA; encoded by the coding sequence ATGACCATAGGTGTTGGCGGTTCTACCGCAGAGCAGGAATTAGCAAAGTTAACCGATATGACTCAAGGCGTTGAGGCCATTAGTCGTGAAGAGTATCAAGCTCGTATCGCTAAGGCGCAAGCCATCATGAGCGAGCAGGGAATTGCCGCTATTTACCTGAATGCAGGCACTAACCTTTACTATTACACCGGCACGCGTTGGTATGCTAGCGAGCGCATGGTGGGGGCAATTCTTCCTGCAAAGGGCGATGTTGAATATATCGCTCCGGCATTTGAGGTTGATACGTTAAATGGCTACATGGTCATTGGCGGCAAAGTTAACACTTGGCAAGAAGATGAAAGCCCATTTGCACTGTTTGGCAATGTATTAGCTAAGATGGGAATTGCATCGGGTGATATCGGTATCGATGAATCTGCGGCTTTCTTTATCTTCGACGGTGTACGTCAAGAGCACCCACAGTATAACTATGTCAACGCTAAGCCTGTTACAGCGGGTTGTCGTATGATCAAGTCGGCTGTAGAGCTAAGTCTTCTGCAACGTGCTAAAGATATGACAATGGAAGTGCATAAAGCGGTAGCACGTATTTTACATGAAGGCATTACCACTAGCGAAGTGGAAGCCTTTATCAATGCGGCGCACATTAAGGTTGGTATTCCTGCTGGTTCATACTTCTGTATCGTTCTTTTTGGTGAAGACAGTGCCTACCCGCACGGCGTTAAGTCACCTAAAGCATTGGATCTTAATGATACCGTATTGATCGATACTGGTTGTCAGCTTCATGGCTATAACTCTGATATTACTCGTACTTACGTTTTTGGTGAGCCTAGCCCACGTCAACGTGAGTTGTGGCAGTTTGAGCAAGACTCACAAATTGCTGGCTTTGAAGCGGCTCAGATTGGCGCAACTTGTGCCAGTGTTGATCGCGCTGCCCGTGATGTGCTTGAAGCGGCTGGTTTTGGCCCAGGTTACGATGTGCCAGGTCTGCCACACCGTACAGGTCACGGCGTGGGTCTAGATATCCATGAATGGCCATATTTAGTACTAAACGATCATACTCCGCTAGAAGCGGGCATGTGTTTTAGTAATGAGCCAATGTTGTGTGTACCGGGTGAATTCGGCGTGCGCCATGAAGATCACTTCTATATGACAGAGCAAGGCCCAGTGTGGTTCACTAAACCTGCACACTCAATCGATGATCCATTTGGTTACGAAGCGTAA
- a CDS encoding aminopeptidase P family protein: MSNTIAARLDAIRTEMAKSNLDAFIIPRADEYLGEYVPQHNERMLWASGFTGSAGVIIVLKTRAAIFIDGRYTVQVRQQLDANLFEFLSLHDTPQAQWLIEQLGENAQVGFDARLHTLAWFNQTHSELAKAQIQLTQVEQNPIDLNWSDRPSPASEPVMLFSEQSAGRSSLDKRTSIGLEIKKQGADVAIISALDSFCWLLNIRGKDIPCLPVVLGTALLRANGDMLLFTDINKLPDNIHAHVGEGVSFKHEAELAAELATLAGTKVLASPESCNAWLQLTAQAAGAQLIAGNDPVALPKAQKNAAELAGMKACHIRDGVSVSRFLAWLDREVAANRLYDEALLADKLESFRLSDPQYQEPSFDTISATGANAAMCHYNHNNGTPAQMQMNSIYLVDSGAQYLDGTTDVTRTIAIGDVTDEQRKMVTLVLKGHIAIDQAKFPKGTSGMQLDSFARQYLWQHGFDFDHGTGHGVGHYLSVHEGPQGIAKARSNVALLEGMVLSNEPGYYRADEFGIRLENLIVVRPCEALANIEREMLEFEALTFIPMDFRLIDKSYLTDAELTWFNQYHQQVKDKLTPFMQGDDLDWLNKVTAAI, encoded by the coding sequence ATGTCAAATACAATTGCAGCACGCCTTGATGCCATCCGCACAGAAATGGCCAAATCCAACCTCGATGCCTTTATCATTCCCCGTGCCGATGAGTACTTGGGCGAATACGTACCCCAGCATAATGAACGTATGTTATGGGCCAGTGGATTTACCGGTTCTGCCGGGGTGATTATCGTCCTTAAGACTCGCGCCGCTATCTTTATCGATGGCCGTTATACCGTGCAGGTTCGCCAGCAGCTAGATGCAAACTTATTTGAGTTCCTAAGCTTACACGACACCCCCCAGGCCCAGTGGTTAATAGAACAACTTGGCGAAAATGCGCAAGTGGGCTTTGACGCCCGTTTGCATACATTGGCTTGGTTTAACCAAACCCATAGCGAACTCGCTAAGGCGCAAATCCAGCTAACGCAAGTTGAGCAAAACCCCATTGACCTAAATTGGAGCGACCGACCATCTCCTGCGTCTGAGCCAGTTATGCTATTTAGCGAACAAAGCGCGGGGCGAAGCAGCCTTGATAAGCGTACAAGCATTGGCTTAGAGATCAAGAAACAGGGCGCCGATGTCGCTATCATCTCGGCACTCGATTCTTTTTGCTGGCTGCTCAATATTCGCGGTAAAGATATTCCATGCTTACCTGTAGTTTTAGGCACGGCGCTGTTACGTGCCAATGGCGATATGCTGCTATTTACCGATATCAACAAGCTGCCGGATAACATCCATGCTCACGTTGGTGAAGGCGTAAGCTTTAAGCATGAAGCTGAATTAGCGGCAGAGTTGGCAACACTCGCTGGCACTAAGGTATTGGCAAGCCCTGAGAGCTGCAACGCCTGGCTGCAACTGACAGCACAAGCGGCTGGGGCGCAATTAATTGCGGGCAACGATCCCGTCGCCCTGCCTAAAGCGCAAAAAAATGCCGCTGAACTTGCAGGCATGAAGGCCTGTCACATTCGCGATGGTGTATCAGTGAGCCGCTTCCTTGCTTGGTTAGACCGTGAAGTTGCTGCCAATCGACTTTATGATGAAGCGCTACTGGCCGATAAACTAGAAAGCTTCCGCTTAAGCGACCCTCAGTACCAAGAGCCAAGCTTCGATACCATTTCTGCTACAGGCGCCAATGCCGCCATGTGCCATTACAATCATAACAACGGCACACCAGCACAGATGCAGATGAACAGCATCTACCTTGTTGACTCTGGTGCTCAGTATTTAGATGGCACCACAGATGTCACTCGTACCATTGCTATTGGTGATGTCACCGACGAGCAAAGAAAGATGGTGACTCTAGTGCTCAAGGGGCATATCGCAATTGATCAAGCTAAGTTCCCTAAGGGCACTAGCGGCATGCAGCTTGACTCGTTTGCTCGCCAATACCTATGGCAACACGGCTTTGATTTTGACCACGGAACCGGTCACGGTGTTGGCCACTACCTGAGTGTGCATGAAGGCCCACAAGGCATAGCTAAAGCTCGCTCCAACGTGGCGCTGCTCGAAGGCATGGTGTTATCTAATGAGCCGGGGTACTACCGCGCAGACGAGTTTGGTATTCGTTTAGAAAACTTAATCGTAGTTCGACCTTGTGAAGCTCTTGCCAATATCGAGCGTGAAATGCTGGAGTTTGAAGCGTTGACTTTTATCCCGATGGACTTTCGCTTAATCGACAAGAGCTACTTAACGGATGCTGAACTTACCTGGTTTAATCAATATCATCAGCAGGTTAAAGACAAGCTAACGCCCTTTATGCAAGGTGATGATTTAGATTGGTTAAACAAGGTCACCGCAGCAATTTAG
- a CDS encoding DUF1294 domain-containing protein yields the protein MTKAQVSTGVIDSWNDDKGFGFIQIPEQKQQVFLHISAFASQSPRPQSGKQVQFTLAKDKQGKWRAEKAQLLSGGSVKSSRKISSKPNRLSITVALGFFATLSISYSLQHTPLWLLLYFISASLVTFIAYGWDKRAAKKQGWRVSELKLHLLSVAGGWPGALLAQQWLRHKSAKSRFKFILWLTISINLALIYLIHRPELNTVLS from the coding sequence ATGACAAAAGCTCAAGTATCAACGGGTGTGATAGACAGTTGGAATGACGATAAGGGATTTGGTTTTATTCAAATCCCAGAGCAAAAACAGCAGGTTTTTCTTCATATTTCAGCCTTTGCTAGTCAGAGTCCTAGGCCGCAAAGCGGTAAGCAAGTCCAATTTACCTTAGCTAAAGACAAGCAAGGTAAGTGGCGCGCTGAAAAAGCGCAACTGCTCAGTGGCGGCAGCGTAAAGTCGAGCCGAAAAATTAGCAGCAAACCAAATCGATTAAGCATAACTGTGGCTCTCGGCTTTTTTGCCACCTTGAGCATTAGCTACTCACTACAACACACCCCTCTTTGGCTTCTGCTCTACTTTATCTCGGCGAGCCTAGTGACCTTTATCGCCTATGGTTGGGATAAACGAGCAGCCAAGAAGCAAGGTTGGCGTGTCAGTGAATTAAAGCTGCACCTATTAAGTGTGGCTGGTGGCTGGCCCGGTGCACTGCTTGCCCAACAGTGGCTCAGACACAAGTCGGCTAAGAGCAGATTTAAGTTTATCCTGTGGTTAACGATAAGCATAAATCTAGCACTTATTTATCTTATCCATCGGCCAGAGTTGAACACAGTGTTAAGCTAA
- a CDS encoding Ig-like domain-containing protein → MLIFKQLQRLLMLFTLLVIAGCGGDDDGFPTGACGGPDNPCPAYAMALDITPELNTLALNTSDNYSAIVTYSDGTSKDVTQAVTWSTAEQQIATVSQGGIASALGGGQTQVMATFASELQGGEPLTDIATLIVTDAPLTHLSVRPGQAEILVGLTQAYSALASFSDGHQQDVTNDVKWGVMHSAIAGISNEVNSKGVATGLNQGVTQVSASFKQQSALASLVVLDAQPAALIIFPLDQALPRGTSLQYQAYLQLDDGNSIDVTAQSTWQTATPEIASIDSKAFLTGNELGITNVNATLNYADVSLNDSTSVNVIAAQLEDLVVTPTEGVYPKGTMGTYQASAYFSDGQVIDVTRNATWSTSNQAVIIITQTGASAGNALAAEVGEARVTASYDSLTASADAKVTDAVVIELNISPMIKLFQRVSSNPIKPSQASLIIQVKMSPLKLVGQAQSLILPLLMSRELLIR, encoded by the coding sequence ATGTTGATATTTAAACAGCTACAACGTCTGTTGATGTTATTCACATTGCTCGTTATCGCTGGTTGTGGCGGCGATGACGATGGTTTTCCTACGGGAGCCTGTGGTGGCCCCGATAATCCATGCCCTGCCTATGCAATGGCTCTAGATATAACACCTGAGCTAAATACGCTGGCACTCAATACAAGCGATAATTATTCGGCAATAGTGACCTACAGTGACGGAACGAGCAAGGATGTGACGCAAGCAGTTACCTGGTCGACGGCTGAACAACAGATAGCCACAGTATCGCAAGGTGGTATCGCATCCGCCTTGGGCGGCGGGCAGACTCAAGTTATGGCCACCTTTGCATCAGAGCTGCAAGGTGGAGAGCCCCTAACCGATATCGCGACTCTAATTGTAACTGATGCGCCATTAACGCATTTGAGTGTTCGGCCCGGGCAAGCTGAAATATTGGTTGGATTGACGCAAGCATATAGTGCATTAGCATCGTTTTCTGATGGACATCAGCAAGATGTCACTAATGATGTTAAATGGGGGGTGATGCATAGTGCCATAGCAGGTATATCCAATGAAGTTAACTCGAAAGGGGTTGCGACAGGGCTCAACCAAGGTGTAACACAAGTGAGCGCGAGTTTTAAACAACAGAGCGCACTGGCAAGCTTGGTTGTTTTAGATGCACAGCCTGCAGCATTAATTATCTTTCCGCTAGATCAAGCTTTACCTCGAGGAACGAGTCTGCAGTATCAAGCCTATCTGCAACTTGATGACGGTAATAGTATCGATGTCACAGCTCAGTCGACTTGGCAGACAGCCACACCTGAAATAGCTTCTATCGACAGTAAGGCGTTTCTTACAGGCAATGAACTTGGCATCACAAATGTTAACGCAACGCTTAATTACGCAGATGTGAGCCTTAATGACAGCACAAGCGTTAATGTTATTGCTGCACAACTTGAAGACTTAGTCGTGACGCCTACAGAAGGTGTGTATCCCAAAGGCACTATGGGAACATATCAAGCCAGCGCATACTTTTCCGATGGTCAAGTTATCGATGTAACTCGCAATGCAACTTGGTCAACATCAAATCAAGCTGTGATCATAATAACGCAAACGGGGGCGAGTGCGGGTAATGCTTTAGCCGCCGAAGTTGGCGAAGCCCGTGTTACTGCTAGCTACGACTCATTAACTGCATCTGCGGACGCAAAAGTGACCGATGCTGTTGTTATCGAACTTAATATTTCCCCCATGATAAAACTATTCCAGCGGGTCTCAAGCAACCCTATCAAGCCTTCGCAAGCTTCTCTGATCATACAAGTAAAAATGTCACCCTTGAAGCTCGTTGGACAAGCTCAAAGCTTGATATTGCCGCTGTTGATGAGCAGGGAATTGCTTATACGATAA
- a CDS encoding Ig-like domain-containing protein, which produces MTPADARVNINEKQQYKAQAFYSDGHSEDVTKIATWNIDNDSVANVVLSGEKAGLVSGISHGEGNVMATFESHTGKAKVNVTDVEYLGINIEPANSLVEVGAFQPLTALAVYRDAVGGVRYKDVTLLSAWRTENPEIATVSAIGVIKGEAQGMTNVEAYYHDLYGEALVSVVNSLVTKLTVTPDNLSAPVGTKGRYQAIAAYIDRPDEDVTELATWSSSDIDVVHIVTSGIDGGTASANKVGSSEISAQFEDIVDSVNVQVTAAVIERIEITPRVDTVYLENITQFYAHAYFSDGTVLDVTLDANWKSDSPQIVTIQTGSSRAGQAMGVSQDGAASISADYAGFSDSLSLKAVPNMPESIEIIPNELTLKNGGYAEVQVMVTYSNGDVYDYAKYVDWSSSDDSIAYGHQDVIRAEGVGHATVTATMETVSGSAEVTVTP; this is translated from the coding sequence GTGACTCCGGCGGACGCTAGGGTCAATATTAATGAAAAGCAGCAATATAAAGCCCAAGCATTCTATAGTGATGGACACAGCGAAGATGTAACAAAAATTGCGACCTGGAACATAGATAACGACTCTGTTGCCAATGTGGTGCTCAGTGGCGAAAAGGCTGGCTTAGTAAGTGGCATTAGTCATGGCGAAGGGAATGTTATGGCAACCTTTGAATCCCATACCGGGAAAGCCAAGGTTAACGTTACAGATGTTGAATATTTAGGGATTAACATCGAGCCTGCTAACTCTTTAGTCGAGGTCGGGGCTTTTCAGCCGTTAACAGCGCTAGCAGTTTACCGTGATGCGGTTGGTGGTGTGAGATATAAAGATGTCACTTTACTGAGTGCCTGGCGTACTGAAAATCCCGAGATTGCGACAGTATCAGCAATAGGGGTCATTAAAGGTGAAGCGCAAGGCATGACGAATGTAGAAGCCTATTATCACGATCTCTACGGTGAAGCCCTGGTGAGTGTCGTTAACTCTCTGGTGACCAAACTCACGGTCACGCCCGATAACTTATCGGCCCCTGTTGGCACTAAAGGGCGTTATCAGGCGATTGCTGCCTATATCGATAGGCCCGATGAAGATGTAACTGAACTTGCAACTTGGTCTTCTAGTGATATTGATGTGGTGCATATCGTCACCTCGGGTATTGATGGTGGAACAGCGAGTGCGAACAAAGTGGGCAGCAGTGAGATCAGTGCGCAATTTGAGGATATTGTTGATAGCGTAAATGTTCAGGTTACTGCGGCTGTGATAGAGCGAATAGAGATAACTCCACGAGTCGATACTGTTTACTTGGAGAATATAACCCAGTTTTATGCCCACGCTTACTTCTCTGATGGAACCGTGCTAGATGTCACCTTAGACGCTAACTGGAAGAGTGATAGTCCCCAGATCGTCACGATCCAAACGGGGAGTTCGAGAGCAGGGCAGGCCATGGGAGTGAGCCAAGATGGAGCGGCCAGCATTTCGGCAGATTACGCTGGATTTAGTGATAGTTTATCGCTTAAAGCTGTACCGAACATGCCTGAAAGTATCGAAATTATTCCAAATGAATTGACACTTAAAAACGGTGGCTATGCAGAGGTACAGGTGATGGTGACCTATAGTAATGGTGATGTGTATGACTACGCTAAATATGTCGATTGGAGCTCAAGTGATGATAGCATCGCCTATGGCCATCAAGATGTGATTCGCGCCGAAGGTGTGGGTCACGCCACGGTGACAGCTACTATGGAAACGGTATCTGGTTCGGCAGAGGTAACCGTGACACCTTAA
- a CDS encoding ArsR/SmtB family transcription factor: MDTEIAAKALKELGHPTRLTLFRALVKAGRKGLPVGHLQEILQIPNSTLSHHLSSLMSAGLVKQHREGRVLHCIPQFDCLEGLIQFLQDECCTGESC, from the coding sequence ATGGACACAGAAATTGCAGCAAAAGCGCTGAAAGAGTTAGGTCACCCTACTCGATTAACCCTATTTAGGGCGCTAGTTAAAGCGGGACGAAAGGGTCTACCTGTAGGCCATTTACAGGAGATCCTGCAGATCCCAAATTCGACCTTATCCCATCATCTATCGAGTTTAATGTCTGCCGGACTGGTGAAGCAGCACAGAGAAGGCCGAGTACTACACTGCATCCCGCAATTTGATTGTCTGGAAGGTCTTATTCAGTTCTTGCAAGATGAGTGCTGCACTGGAGAGTCTTGTTAA
- a CDS encoding hotdog fold domain-containing protein — protein MMSDLNTNNKPTKVMSLYNRVTRLPFGHKIFSLMVSRMAPYFGTVKPIISELNVNRCVCQIKKRKAVHNHIQTVHVIAICNGLEMAMGVMAEASIPHHLRWIPKGMSVDYTAKAGSDITCIAEVEPEQWVPGDMLVPVTAYDTDGVVVVRGTIKLWISEKPAKKPS, from the coding sequence ATGATGAGCGATCTAAATACTAATAATAAGCCCACCAAAGTCATGTCACTCTATAACCGTGTCACTCGATTGCCATTTGGTCACAAGATTTTCTCACTTATGGTGAGCCGCATGGCGCCTTACTTCGGTACAGTAAAACCCATCATAAGTGAATTAAATGTGAATCGCTGTGTCTGCCAGATAAAGAAACGCAAGGCGGTGCACAATCATATTCAGACGGTACATGTGATTGCTATCTGTAACGGACTAGAGATGGCGATGGGCGTAATGGCTGAAGCATCTATTCCTCATCACTTAAGGTGGATCCCTAAAGGGATGAGCGTAGACTACACCGCCAAAGCTGGCAGTGATATAACCTGTATTGCCGAAGTTGAGCCTGAACAGTGGGTGCCCGGTGACATGCTAGTGCCCGTTACCGCCTATGACACCGATGGAGTAGTGGTTGTACGAGGCACGATTAAACTGTGGATTTCAGAAAAACCCGCCAAGAAACCATCTTAG
- a CDS encoding FKBP-type peptidyl-prolyl cis-trans isomerase — MKMVLAVVVIACVVFYFFSSMNNQKAAKENIALGNAFLAENKLKDGVTTTASGLQYQVLEPGTGTVHPKASDTVTVHYHGTLIDGTVFDSSVERGEPIAFPLNRVIKGWTEGVQLMVVGEKARFFIPSELAYGNRSAGKISGGSTLIFDVELISID, encoded by the coding sequence ATGAAGATGGTTTTAGCTGTTGTGGTAATTGCTTGTGTTGTGTTTTACTTTTTTTCGTCAATGAACAACCAGAAAGCGGCCAAAGAAAATATCGCCTTAGGCAATGCATTCCTTGCCGAGAATAAGCTAAAAGATGGCGTAACAACCACAGCTTCAGGACTGCAGTATCAAGTTCTTGAACCCGGTACTGGCACTGTACATCCAAAGGCGAGCGACACAGTTACCGTGCACTATCACGGCACCTTAATCGATGGCACTGTTTTCGATAGCTCTGTTGAACGTGGTGAGCCAATTGCATTCCCACTTAATCGTGTAATTAAAGGGTGGACCGAAGGTGTACAGTTGATGGTTGTGGGTGAGAAAGCGCGCTTCTTCATTCCAAGTGAGCTGGCTTATGGTAATCGCAGTGCAGGCAAAATTTCCGGCGGATCAACCCTGATTTTTGATGTTGAGCTAATCAGTATCGATTAA
- a CDS encoding OmpA family protein: protein MFKLSLKANVSIVFFTLLYQSLGSVYAAEADSSEPANEFAPYFYLGAKAGQMHYQNACESWSVSCDGNYVGFGGFAGYQAWQYLGFETAYLDLGEAVSGYSESAVNNTYVGSMKGWELSAVTRFGLSEDFELFAKAGSFYWDGDNQGPYSRNSDSGWAPMLGAGLAYQISPSWVARLEYQYIDKLGSDLIGGSNGHLTTLGISYRFGQKKPASVSQVKEKPITLPEKVIPVTAKPVVFPALTVTSLFDFDSSELTNSDSLTAVIERLNQVPTAIANIKGYTDSTGAAAYNQALSERRAQAVADDLIAAGIKPEQIEVHGFGEQFPVMKNDTSEHRHENRRVLIHIQSTTSEMKPEI, encoded by the coding sequence ATGTTTAAACTGAGTTTGAAGGCTAATGTCTCCATTGTTTTTTTTACTCTGCTATATCAGTCTCTAGGCTCAGTTTATGCGGCAGAAGCTGATAGTTCTGAACCTGCAAATGAATTCGCCCCTTATTTTTACCTCGGGGCAAAGGCCGGTCAGATGCATTATCAAAATGCTTGTGAAAGTTGGAGCGTAAGTTGTGACGGTAATTATGTTGGTTTTGGTGGTTTTGCTGGTTACCAAGCGTGGCAGTATCTGGGTTTTGAGACAGCTTACCTCGATTTAGGCGAAGCAGTCTCTGGCTACTCAGAAAGTGCCGTCAACAATACTTATGTTGGCAGCATGAAAGGTTGGGAGCTATCGGCGGTAACTCGGTTTGGTTTAAGTGAAGATTTTGAGCTATTTGCAAAGGCGGGAAGTTTTTATTGGGATGGTGATAATCAAGGTCCTTATAGCCGTAATTCAGACTCAGGTTGGGCCCCAATGCTAGGAGCTGGATTAGCGTATCAGATATCGCCTTCATGGGTAGCACGACTCGAATATCAGTATATCGATAAGCTAGGTAGTGACCTAATAGGTGGTAGCAATGGTCACTTAACGACGTTAGGTATTAGCTATCGCTTCGGTCAAAAAAAGCCTGCAAGTGTATCGCAGGTAAAGGAAAAGCCGATTACATTGCCTGAGAAAGTTATTCCTGTAACAGCTAAGCCGGTTGTGTTCCCAGCATTAACGGTAACCAGCTTATTTGATTTTGATAGCAGCGAGTTAACCAATTCAGACTCTTTAACAGCGGTGATTGAACGACTAAATCAAGTACCAACAGCTATAGCGAACATTAAAGGGTATACCGACTCCACAGGTGCCGCAGCTTATAATCAAGCCCTATCGGAGCGTAGGGCTCAAGCTGTCGCCGACGATTTAATTGCGGCGGGCATAAAACCCGAGCAGATAGAGGTGCATGGGTTTGGTGAGCAATTCCCGGTAATGAAAAACGATACTTCTGAGCATCGCCATGAAAACCGCCGAGTGTTAATACACATCCAATCAACGACATCAGAAATGAAGCCGGAGATCTAA
- a CDS encoding MFS transporter produces the protein MPFNVWLLTLAQAFAMSATPMMMLLGGLIGAQIAPSPELATLPIASMVVGLALSVLPVSRLMQRFGRKPVFVGGALLAASSGLVAALATSEQNFILFCLSGVMLGSAGAVVQQYRFAAMESVSEELVAKAASRVLLGGLAAAVIGPELAVWGSLLWQQTYVGAFLLLTLVSLVAAVILSFYREPKCETSSDSQRVENNARSLTEILAQPQLWVAIAGATLGYAMMSFVMTATPLHMHHVEQHSLADTKWVIQSHIIAMYLPSLFSGALVARLGVSKMMLLGLLAYLVTIITAVIGRDLLNYWAALVLLGIGWNFLFVAGTALLPRCYAKTERYKVQSFNDTFIFGAQAMASLSAGWVIHLLGWNVLLLSCLPLIVAQVLLITWWKWSRTKALSNH, from the coding sequence ATGCCATTTAATGTTTGGCTATTAACACTAGCACAGGCGTTTGCCATGAGTGCCACTCCTATGATGATGTTACTCGGAGGATTGATTGGCGCCCAAATTGCGCCGTCGCCTGAGTTAGCGACTCTGCCGATAGCCTCTATGGTGGTAGGACTTGCCTTGTCGGTGCTGCCTGTATCTAGGTTGATGCAGCGCTTTGGTCGCAAGCCTGTGTTTGTTGGCGGGGCGTTGCTGGCAGCCAGTTCTGGGCTTGTTGCAGCGCTGGCGACGTCGGAGCAAAACTTTATCTTATTTTGTTTGAGTGGCGTGATGCTAGGTTCGGCGGGGGCTGTAGTGCAACAATATCGTTTTGCGGCAATGGAGTCGGTAAGTGAGGAACTGGTGGCAAAGGCCGCCTCTAGAGTCTTGCTTGGGGGGCTTGCTGCTGCCGTTATCGGGCCTGAATTAGCCGTTTGGGGTAGCCTGCTTTGGCAACAAACATATGTGGGAGCATTTTTGTTGCTGACGTTAGTGAGCCTAGTTGCGGCGGTGATTTTGAGCTTCTATCGTGAGCCGAAATGCGAAACAAGCAGTGACTCTCAGCGAGTGGAAAATAATGCCCGTTCGCTAACGGAGATTTTAGCGCAGCCACAACTTTGGGTGGCAATTGCGGGAGCGACTCTAGGTTATGCCATGATGAGCTTTGTGATGACGGCGACACCACTGCATATGCATCATGTCGAGCAGCACTCGCTTGCGGATACCAAGTGGGTGATCCAAAGCCATATTATTGCCATGTACTTGCCTTCATTATTTAGCGGAGCCTTGGTGGCTCGCTTGGGTGTCTCCAAGATGATGCTACTGGGGTTGCTTGCTTACCTTGTTACCATTATCACGGCGGTCATTGGTCGAGATCTACTTAACTATTGGGCCGCCTTGGTATTACTTGGGATCGGTTGGAACTTCCTCTTTGTGGCGGGGACAGCCTTGCTACCTCGTTGTTATGCGAAGACTGAACGTTACAAGGTGCAGTCTTTTAATGACACCTTTATATTCGGCGCTCAAGCTATGGCATCGCTGAGTGCGGGCTGGGTGATCCACCTGTTAGGTTGGAATGTTTTGTTGCTAAGCTGCTTACCTCTAATTGTGGCTCAGGTACTGCTTATTACATGGTGGAAATGGAGTAGAACCAAAGCGCTATCAAATCATTAA